Proteins from one Roseovarius nanhaiticus genomic window:
- a CDS encoding FKBP-type peptidyl-prolyl cis-trans isomerase: MTEVKSGDTVHIHYTGTLTDGTVFDSSEGRDPLKFEVGSGQIIPGLDTAMPGMTVGDKKTVEVPADQAYGQVDPNARQQVPREGIPADIPLDPGTQLQVQTENGQVLPVTVLEVTEEAVTLDANHALAGKDLKFDIELVAIA; this comes from the coding sequence ATGACCGAAGTAAAATCGGGCGATACCGTTCACATTCATTACACCGGCACGCTGACCGACGGCACTGTCTTTGACAGCAGCGAGGGCCGCGATCCGCTGAAATTCGAAGTCGGCTCGGGCCAGATCATTCCCGGCCTCGACACCGCGATGCCCGGCATGACCGTCGGCGACAAGAAGACCGTCGAAGTGCCTGCCGATCAGGCGTATGGTCAAGTTGACCCCAACGCTCGCCAGCAGGTGCCGCGCGAAGGCATCCCGGCGGACATCCCGCTGGATCCTGGCACGCAGCTGCAGGTGCAGACCGAGAATGGTCAGGTCCTGCCGGTGACCGTTCTTGAGGTTACCGAAGAGGCGGTCACACTTGATGCCAATCACGCGCTGGCAGGCAAAGACCTGAAATTTGATATCGAGCTGGTCGCCATCGCGTAA
- a CDS encoding mandelate racemase/muconate lactonizing enzyme family protein, translating into MRLNHLDIIVTSPPAPGWGGRYWILVKVTTDTGIIGWGECYAASVGPEAMRAVIEDVFERHMAGENPENIELMFRRVYSSGFTQRPDLTVMGAFSGLEIACWDILGKAYDRPVHALLGGRVNDRIRAYSYLYPLPHHDEDAFWSSADMAAESAAQLVDEGYTAVKFDPAGPYTLRGGHMPSRRDIAQSVAFCAAIREAVGDRADLLFGTHGQFTTAGAIRLGRAIAPYDPLWYEEPCPPDNVGALAKVGAATGLPIAVGERLTTKAEFAPVLRDGGAAILQPALGRAGGIWECKKIAAMAEVYNAQVAPHLYAGPIEWAANVQLAASIPNLLMAETIDTGFHRALIQSSITITDGYIDVPEAPGLGIEVDEDLARAHPWRGEGLHLEMTEEPVNYHGPNAFKGGGVRD; encoded by the coding sequence ATGCGTCTCAATCATCTCGACATCATCGTCACCTCGCCCCCCGCCCCCGGTTGGGGCGGGCGCTACTGGATCCTCGTCAAGGTGACCACCGATACCGGCATCATCGGCTGGGGCGAATGTTATGCCGCAAGCGTCGGCCCCGAGGCGATGCGCGCCGTGATCGAGGATGTGTTCGAGCGGCACATGGCCGGTGAGAACCCCGAGAATATCGAGCTGATGTTCCGCCGCGTCTATTCCTCGGGCTTCACGCAGCGACCCGACCTGACCGTGATGGGCGCGTTTTCGGGACTGGAGATCGCCTGCTGGGACATCCTCGGCAAGGCGTATGATCGCCCGGTGCATGCCCTTCTGGGGGGCCGCGTCAATGACCGCATCCGCGCCTACAGCTATCTCTATCCCCTGCCCCATCACGACGAGGACGCGTTCTGGTCCTCTGCCGACATGGCCGCCGAAAGCGCGGCGCAGCTGGTGGATGAGGGCTATACAGCCGTGAAATTTGATCCCGCAGGCCCCTACACGCTGCGCGGCGGGCATATGCCCTCGCGGCGCGACATCGCGCAATCGGTGGCCTTCTGCGCGGCGATCCGCGAGGCGGTGGGCGACCGGGCGGATCTGCTTTTCGGCACGCATGGGCAGTTCACCACCGCGGGCGCCATTCGCCTCGGCCGTGCCATCGCGCCCTATGATCCGCTTTGGTACGAGGAGCCGTGCCCACCCGATAATGTGGGCGCATTGGCCAAGGTGGGCGCCGCCACCGGCCTGCCCATCGCCGTGGGCGAGCGGCTGACCACCAAGGCCGAGTTCGCGCCCGTTCTGCGCGATGGCGGCGCCGCGATCCTGCAACCCGCCTTGGGCCGCGCGGGGGGCATTTGGGAATGCAAGAAGATCGCGGCCATGGCCGAGGTCTATAATGCGCAGGTGGCCCCGCATCTATACGCCGGGCCCATCGAGTGGGCCGCGAATGTGCAACTGGCGGCCAGCATCCCGAACCTTCTGATGGCCGAGACGATCGACACCGGCTTTCACCGCGCGCTGATCCAGAGCAGCATCACCATCACGGACGGCTACATTGATGTGCCTGAGGCGCCCGGCCTTGGCATCGAAGTGGACGAGGATCTGGCCCGCGCGCATCCTTGGCGCGGCGAGGGCCTGCATCTGGAAATGACCGAGGAGCCAGTGAATTACCACGGCCCCAACGCGTTCAAGGGGGGCGGGGTGCGCGACTAG
- a CDS encoding threonine ammonia-lyase, translated as MSDIDMIRAAAARIKGHARRTPLLSSPFLDRIAGRRVWVKPECLQHTGSFKYRGGYAAVSALDDATRARGVLAFSSGNHAQGVALAAAQHGVPSVIIMPSDAPALKIANTRALGAEVVLYDRAGGESREEIGEALEAARGLTLIRPYDEPQVIAGQGTAGLEIAEDAAEMGIRRADVLVCCGGGGFTSGIALALEADAPGLRARPCEPEDFDDTARSLASGRIERNARTSGGLCDAIITPQPGEITFPILQRLCGPGLAVSDEEALRAMALAWGRLKLVAEPGGAVALAAALFRADQIEGDDVIVTISGGNVDADIFQRALSRYGSLDT; from the coding sequence ATGAGCGATATCGACATGATCCGCGCCGCTGCCGCGCGCATAAAGGGCCACGCCCGGCGCACGCCGCTGCTGTCTTCGCCCTTCCTCGACCGGATCGCCGGGCGGCGCGTCTGGGTCAAGCCCGAGTGCCTTCAGCATACTGGCAGTTTCAAGTATCGCGGGGGATATGCGGCGGTCTCGGCGCTGGACGATGCCACTCGCGCGCGCGGCGTGCTGGCCTTTTCCTCCGGCAATCACGCGCAAGGCGTGGCACTGGCGGCGGCGCAGCATGGCGTGCCCAGCGTCATCATCATGCCCAGCGATGCGCCAGCGCTGAAAATTGCCAATACCCGCGCCCTCGGGGCCGAGGTGGTGTTATATGACCGCGCCGGCGGCGAAAGCCGCGAGGAAATCGGCGAGGCTCTGGAGGCCGCGCGCGGCTTGACCCTGATCCGCCCCTATGACGAGCCGCAAGTGATCGCAGGCCAGGGCACCGCGGGCCTCGAGATTGCCGAGGATGCGGCGGAGATGGGCATCCGGCGTGCCGATGTGCTGGTCTGCTGCGGCGGCGGCGGCTTCACCTCGGGCATCGCGCTGGCGCTGGAGGCGGACGCACCCGGCCTGCGCGCGCGGCCCTGTGAGCCTGAGGATTTCGACGATACCGCCCGCTCTTTGGCGTCGGGCCGGATTGAGCGCAACGCGCGCACCTCCGGCGGGCTGTGCGATGCGATCATCACGCCCCAGCCGGGCGAAATTACCTTTCCCATCCTGCAGCGCCTCTGCGGTCCGGGCCTCGCCGTGTCCGACGAAGAGGCGCTTCGCGCCATGGCCCTCGCTTGGGGGCGGCTGAAACTGGTGGCCGAGCCGGGGGGCGCTGTGGCGCTGGCCGCCGCGCTTTTCCGCGCCGATCAGATCGAAGGCGACGATGTGATCGTCACCATCTCCGGCGGGAACGTGGATGCCGATATCTTTCAACGCGCGCTGTCCCGTTACGGCAGCCTCGATACTTAG
- a CDS encoding glycosyltransferase family 2 protein, translated as MRYTSIKDFCMRGAAHLAKGPIALIFAEDEVELDTCLRHHDSLGFKALVLFAPSAFRLPADLDARTIRVDHSSSEDGHHIPAINAVIAAAPVGTWMYYCFNAEYLFFPFCETRKIGEMLSFHAEERRSAMLTYVVDIYAGDLGSAPEAVSLEDAWLDRSGYYALARNDPDNHEYPKERQLNFFGGLRWRYEEHIPAPRRTIDRIAIFRTAKGLMLREGHVFSDEEYNTYACPWHNNLTASIASFRTAKALKRNPGSTFDIHTFKWHNSTQFEWHSRQLLDLGLMEPGQWF; from the coding sequence ATGCGATACACATCCATCAAAGACTTCTGCATGCGCGGCGCCGCACATCTGGCCAAAGGGCCTATCGCGCTGATATTCGCCGAGGACGAGGTCGAGCTGGATACCTGCCTGCGCCATCACGACAGCCTCGGCTTCAAGGCGCTCGTCCTCTTCGCCCCGTCTGCCTTTCGCCTTCCCGCTGATCTGGACGCGCGCACGATCCGCGTCGATCATTCCTCATCCGAGGACGGTCACCATATCCCCGCCATCAATGCCGTGATCGCGGCGGCGCCTGTGGGTACGTGGATGTATTACTGCTTTAACGCGGAATACCTGTTCTTTCCATTCTGCGAGACGCGCAAGATTGGCGAAATGCTCAGCTTTCACGCGGAAGAACGGCGCAGTGCCATGTTGACCTACGTCGTGGATATCTACGCGGGCGACTTGGGCTCCGCGCCCGAGGCGGTTTCGCTGGAGGATGCCTGGCTGGATCGGTCGGGCTATTACGCGCTGGCCCGCAACGATCCTGACAATCACGAATACCCCAAGGAAAGGCAGCTCAACTTCTTCGGTGGCCTGCGCTGGCGCTACGAAGAGCATATTCCCGCCCCGCGTCGGACCATCGACAGAATAGCGATTTTCCGCACAGCCAAGGGCCTAATGCTGCGAGAAGGGCACGTGTTTTCGGACGAGGAATATAATACCTACGCCTGCCCGTGGCACAACAACCTGACCGCGTCTATCGCGTCATTCCGCACGGCCAAGGCGCTCAAGCGAAACCCCGGCTCCACCTTCGATATCCACACCTTCAAATGGCATAACAGCACGCAATTTGAATGGCACTCGCGGCAATTGCTGGATCTGGGCCTGATGGAGCCGGGTCAGTGGTTCTGA
- a CDS encoding beta-ketoacyl synthase N-terminal-like domain-containing protein → MRRVVVTGLGIVSSIGNSADEVLASLKAGRSGITANEEMAEHGFRSRVAGAIDLNVADHVDKRTLRFMGPGAAYAHIAMEQAIKDAGLEEKDVINPMTGLIAGSGGPSTSAMLSAHQTVLKTGGTKRIGPFAVPKCMSSTVSANLATAHQIKGMNFSITSACSTSLHCIGMAAQQIALGQQDVMFGGGGEELDWTLSCLFDAMGAMSSKYNDTPEKASRAFDAGRDGFVISGGGAMLVLEALEHAQARGAKIYAEVTGFAATSDGADMVAPSGEGGERAMRGALRTLSEDRKVSYINAHGTSTPVGDVGEVEAVRRVFGQGSTPPISSTKSMTGHSQGATGAQEAIYCLLALQDDFIIPSINVETLDPALDASEVATTRIDNAGLDTVMTNSFGFGGTNGSMLLSKFHG, encoded by the coding sequence ATGCGCCGCGTCGTCGTTACGGGACTCGGAATCGTCTCGTCCATTGGCAACAGTGCGGATGAGGTGCTGGCATCGCTCAAGGCAGGGCGATCCGGCATTACCGCGAACGAGGAAATGGCCGAGCACGGGTTTCGCAGCCGGGTGGCCGGGGCCATTGATTTGAACGTCGCCGACCATGTCGACAAGCGCACGCTGCGCTTTATGGGGCCGGGCGCGGCCTATGCCCATATCGCCATGGAGCAGGCCATCAAGGATGCGGGCCTTGAGGAAAAGGATGTCATCAATCCGATGACCGGTCTCATTGCGGGATCGGGCGGGCCGTCGACATCGGCCATGCTCAGCGCGCATCAGACCGTGCTGAAAACCGGCGGGACCAAGCGGATAGGGCCTTTTGCGGTGCCCAAATGCATGTCCTCGACGGTCAGCGCAAACCTTGCGACCGCGCATCAGATCAAGGGCATGAACTTCTCGATTACCTCGGCCTGCTCGACCTCGCTGCATTGCATCGGCATGGCGGCGCAGCAGATCGCGCTGGGCCAGCAGGACGTGATGTTCGGCGGTGGCGGCGAAGAGCTGGACTGGACGCTCAGCTGCCTCTTCGATGCGATGGGCGCCATGTCCTCGAAGTACAACGACACGCCCGAGAAAGCCTCGCGCGCATTTGACGCGGGCCGCGACGGGTTCGTCATCTCGGGCGGCGGTGCGATGCTGGTGCTGGAGGCGCTCGAGCATGCGCAGGCACGCGGTGCCAAGATCTATGCCGAGGTTACCGGCTTTGCCGCCACCTCCGACGGGGCCGACATGGTTGCACCCTCGGGCGAGGGCGGCGAGCGGGCGATGCGCGGCGCGCTGCGCACGCTGAGCGAAGACCGCAAGGTCAGCTATATCAACGCGCACGGCACGTCGACGCCCGTGGGCGATGTGGGCGAGGTCGAGGCCGTGCGCCGCGTCTTCGGGCAAGGCTCCACGCCCCCCATCAGCTCGACCAAGTCGATGACGGGCCACAGCCAGGGTGCCACCGGTGCGCAGGAGGCGATCTACTGCCTGCTGGCCCTGCAAGACGATTTCATCATCCCATCGATCAATGTCGAAACGCTGGATCCGGCGCTGGATGCGTCCGAGGTGGCGACGACGCGGATCGACAATGCGGGCCTCGATACGGTGATGACCAATTCCTTCGGTTTCGGCGGCACCAACGGCTCGATGCTGCTCAGCAAATTTCACGGATAA
- a CDS encoding haloacid dehalogenase type II, with protein MAITTCIFDAYGTLLDVAAAARTAAEEPGQAQLAECWPDIAQNWRLKQLQYTWLRTIMEDHADFWTVTGDALDWALAAEGIEDAALRARLMELYRELGAYPEVAPMLRKLKEAGLNTAILSNGTPEMLEAATVSAGIRGDLDDILSVEMCGIYKPAKVVYDMVGRRFACAPEKVLFVSSNGWDAAAASAYGFTVAWANRADEPVECLPGKPAHVLRDLSGIPALAGI; from the coding sequence ATGGCCATAACGACCTGCATTTTCGACGCCTATGGCACCTTGCTGGACGTGGCCGCCGCCGCCCGCACCGCCGCCGAAGAACCGGGACAGGCACAACTGGCTGAATGCTGGCCGGATATTGCGCAGAACTGGCGGCTCAAACAGCTGCAATACACCTGGCTGCGCACCATCATGGAGGACCACGCGGATTTCTGGACGGTGACGGGCGACGCGCTCGACTGGGCGCTGGCCGCCGAGGGGATCGAGGACGCGGCCCTGCGCGCGCGCCTGATGGAGCTCTACCGCGAGCTGGGCGCCTATCCCGAAGTGGCGCCCATGCTGCGCAAGCTGAAGGAGGCCGGGCTGAACACCGCCATCCTGTCGAACGGAACGCCCGAGATGCTGGAGGCGGCGACCGTCTCGGCCGGGATCCGCGGCGATCTGGACGATATCCTGTCGGTCGAGATGTGCGGCATCTACAAGCCGGCCAAGGTGGTCTACGACATGGTCGGGCGCCGTTTTGCCTGCGCGCCCGAGAAGGTGCTCTTCGTGTCGTCCAACGGCTGGGACGCGGCGGCCGCTTCGGCCTATGGCTTTACCGTGGCCTGGGCAAACCGCGCGGACGAGCCGGTGGAGTGCCTGCCCGGCAAGCCAGCCCATGTTCTGCGCGACCTCAGCGGCATTCCCGCCCTGGCGGGCATCTGA
- a CDS encoding FAD-binding oxidoreductase: MSHQLTLREIHKATHDTYHLIFDRPEDFTFEPGQAIEMKLLKDGWRDEGRPFTPVSLPGEGTLEFVIKSYPSHDGVTEQIAGLSAGDKVEINGPFGDMRDRGPGVFIAGGAGITPMIALLRKRLRDEGNLSGSTLVFSNKTEADIIWRDKLSAMPGLTVAYTVTEEKGETVPQRHLNRDYLRQFIEPGMLCYLCGPPPMMDAVQAELDALGVDPGDLVADDWT, from the coding sequence ATGAGCCATCAGCTGACATTGCGCGAAATCCACAAAGCGACCCATGACACCTATCATTTGATTTTCGACCGCCCCGAAGATTTTACCTTCGAGCCGGGGCAGGCCATCGAGATGAAATTGCTGAAAGATGGGTGGCGCGACGAAGGCCGTCCCTTCACGCCCGTCAGCCTGCCGGGCGAGGGTACGCTGGAATTCGTGATTAAGAGCTACCCGTCGCATGACGGTGTGACCGAGCAGATCGCGGGGCTGAGCGCCGGGGACAAGGTCGAGATAAACGGGCCTTTCGGCGATATGCGCGACCGGGGACCGGGCGTTTTCATAGCGGGTGGCGCCGGAATTACGCCGATGATCGCCCTGCTTCGCAAGCGGTTACGCGACGAGGGTAATCTGAGCGGCTCGACTCTGGTTTTCTCGAACAAGACCGAGGCAGACATCATCTGGCGCGACAAGCTGTCGGCGATGCCGGGTCTGACCGTTGCCTACACAGTGACCGAAGAGAAGGGCGAGACGGTGCCGCAGCGCCACCTGAACCGCGATTATCTGCGTCAGTTCATTGAGCCGGGGATGCTGTGCTACCTCTGCGGGCCGCCCCCGATGATGGATGCTGTCCAAGCCGAGCTTGACGCGCTGGGGGTGGATCCCGGCGATCTGGTGGCCGACGACTGGACCTAG
- the irr gene encoding Fur family transcriptional regulator Irr, whose protein sequence is MTRQSPLPTEERGSQWLASAGLRPTRQRVTLASLLIGDGQHRHVTAESLFADVQKRGESVSLATVYNTLRAFCDVGLMQEVLVDGTKSYFDTNTHDHPHFYWEDENRLSDAPADQLEITRLPDAPEGAEIASIDVVIRLRRRD, encoded by the coding sequence ATGACACGCCAAAGCCCCCTACCGACCGAAGAGCGCGGCAGCCAATGGCTGGCGAGCGCGGGTTTGCGTCCGACGCGCCAACGCGTCACGCTTGCCAGCCTTCTGATCGGCGACGGCCAGCACCGCCACGTGACCGCCGAGAGCCTCTTCGCCGATGTCCAAAAGCGCGGCGAGAGCGTGTCACTGGCCACCGTCTATAACACGCTGCGCGCATTCTGTGACGTAGGACTGATGCAAGAAGTGCTGGTCGATGGCACCAAATCCTATTTCGACACCAACACGCATGATCATCCCCATTTCTACTGGGAGGATGAGAACCGCCTGAGTGATGCGCCGGCCGACCAGTTGGAAATCACACGGCTGCCCGACGCCCCCGAGGGCGCCGAGATCGCCTCGATCGATGTGGTGATCCGCCTGCGCCGCCGCGACTGA
- a CDS encoding alpha/beta fold hydrolase encodes MARFTAPDGLNLHYIDSLDAPGAHDGPAILCLAGLTRNSEDFRFVLPFLPEYRVIRMDYRGRGQSDWAHDITTYSVAQEAEDAIALMDHLGLERATILGTSRGGLIAMLLAATHPQRLNGAILNDIGPEIAPGGLERIFEYVGQRPTFANYDAAADALVALMAPRFAGVTRDRWRIHAELIWNQASDGLDLRYDPRLRDALLGQAGAGPAPDLWALWDALAQLPVTVLQGANSDLLNAEILARMQARAPDMRAVTVPDRGHVPFLDERAALEGILSHLKDFA; translated from the coding sequence ATGGCCCGCTTCACCGCCCCCGATGGGCTCAACCTGCATTATATCGACAGTCTGGACGCGCCGGGCGCACATGATGGCCCCGCGATCCTATGCCTTGCGGGCCTTACGCGGAATTCCGAGGATTTCCGCTTTGTCCTGCCGTTCCTGCCCGAATACCGCGTGATCCGCATGGATTATCGCGGACGTGGTCAGTCGGATTGGGCGCATGATATCACCACCTATTCCGTCGCGCAGGAGGCCGAAGACGCCATCGCCCTCATGGATCATCTGGGGCTGGAGCGTGCAACGATCCTCGGGACTTCGCGGGGCGGTCTGATCGCAATGCTGCTTGCGGCGACGCATCCCCAAAGGCTGAACGGCGCCATTCTCAACGATATTGGTCCGGAAATTGCGCCCGGCGGGCTGGAGCGGATTTTCGAGTATGTCGGCCAACGTCCGACCTTTGCGAATTACGATGCGGCTGCGGATGCTCTTGTGGCCCTCATGGCGCCGCGCTTTGCGGGCGTGACGCGCGATCGTTGGCGTATCCATGCCGAGCTGATCTGGAACCAGGCCTCTGATGGTCTCGATCTGCGCTATGATCCGCGTTTGCGCGACGCGCTGCTGGGTCAGGCGGGCGCCGGCCCCGCGCCCGATCTCTGGGCGCTGTGGGATGCCTTGGCCCAGCTGCCCGTCACGGTGCTGCAGGGCGCGAATTCCGACCTGCTGAATGCCGAGATACTGGCGCGGATGCAGGCCCGCGCGCCAGATATGCGGGCCGTCACAGTGCCGGACCGGGGCCATGTGCCCTTCCTCGACGAGCGCGCGGCGCTGGAGGGAATTCTCAGCCATCTGAAGGACTTCGCATGA
- a CDS encoding NADPH:quinone reductase — MRAAWYSRFGPAADVIELGEMDTPRPGPGEVRVKIAYSGVNPSDAKARGGTRPGVTAPPYDRVIPHSDGAGVIDAVGDGIDAARIGQPVWLWNAAWQRPYGTAAEYVCLPEAQAVAMPDGLDPKLGAVLGIPGLTAAQTVFGGGDVSGQTVLVSGGAGAVGHNAVQLAKWGGARVIATCSKDGMKHVHAAGADAVFDYSDPDLAAQIDGAAPGGIDRAVEVEFGVNAPLLGEVMKPMGTIAAYGSGKDMTPTLPFGAFLFKALKVDITLIYLLKQRERDAIIARLHAALTAGALAPAIDAVLPLAECAKAHEAVMTPGRTGAVLLEI, encoded by the coding sequence ATGCGCGCCGCCTGGTACAGCCGTTTTGGCCCCGCCGCCGATGTCATCGAACTGGGCGAAATGGACACGCCCCGGCCCGGCCCGGGCGAGGTGCGCGTCAAAATCGCCTATTCCGGTGTGAACCCGTCTGATGCCAAGGCGCGCGGCGGCACCCGGCCGGGTGTTACGGCGCCTCCTTATGATCGCGTGATCCCCCATTCCGATGGCGCGGGTGTGATCGACGCTGTGGGGGATGGCATTGATGCGGCCCGCATCGGCCAACCCGTCTGGCTCTGGAACGCCGCGTGGCAACGCCCCTATGGCACCGCCGCCGAGTATGTTTGCCTGCCCGAGGCGCAAGCGGTGGCCATGCCTGACGGGCTGGACCCGAAGCTGGGCGCGGTGCTGGGCATTCCGGGCCTGACGGCAGCGCAAACCGTCTTTGGCGGCGGAGATGTCAGCGGGCAGACAGTGTTGGTCAGCGGCGGCGCGGGCGCAGTCGGCCACAATGCCGTGCAACTGGCCAAGTGGGGCGGCGCGCGCGTCATCGCCACCTGCAGCAAGGATGGCATGAAACATGTACACGCAGCCGGGGCGGATGCGGTTTTCGACTACTCGGATCCGGATTTGGCCGCCCAGATCGACGGTGCGGCGCCGGGCGGTATCGACCGCGCCGTCGAGGTCGAATTTGGCGTGAATGCCCCACTCCTTGGCGAGGTGATGAAGCCCATGGGCACGATTGCAGCCTACGGCTCGGGCAAGGACATGACACCGACCCTGCCCTTCGGCGCATTCCTGTTCAAGGCGCTCAAGGTGGACATCACGCTGATCTACCTGCTGAAACAGCGTGAAAGGGACGCAATCATCGCGCGCCTGCACGCCGCGCTGACGGCAGGGGCGCTCGCCCCCGCGATCGACGCAGTCCTTCCACTGGCGGAATGCGCCAAAGCGCATGAGGCAGTGATGACACCGGGCCGCACGGGTGCGGTGCTGCTGGAGATCTAG
- a CDS encoding enoyl-ACP reductase FabI has product MTQTIDGAPELPTAPLPMQGKRGLIMGVANDRSIAWGVARAMHAAGAELAFSHQGDAFGKRLQPLAASVGSDLMMDVDVTDDASLDQAFAKLAEVWPTIDFLVHAIAFSDKSELTGRFLNTSRANFKHSLDISCYSFIDVARRAHPMMVENGGTLLTMTYQGSNRVVPSYNVMGVAKAALESATRYLANDLGPDGIRVNAISPGPMKTMAGAAIGGARRTYKHTDLNAPLRANATLDAIGGTAVYLASDAGACTTGEIIHVDGGYHVLGMPQAENL; this is encoded by the coding sequence ATGACACAGACAATCGACGGGGCACCCGAACTGCCCACCGCCCCCCTGCCGATGCAGGGCAAGCGCGGCCTGATCATGGGTGTGGCCAACGATCGCTCGATCGCGTGGGGCGTGGCACGCGCGATGCATGCCGCCGGCGCCGAGCTGGCCTTCAGCCACCAGGGCGATGCATTCGGCAAGCGGCTACAGCCGCTTGCGGCGTCGGTCGGGTCGGATCTGATGATGGATGTGGACGTGACCGATGACGCGTCTCTGGATCAGGCATTCGCCAAGCTGGCGGAGGTATGGCCAACCATCGATTTTCTGGTCCACGCCATCGCGTTTTCCGATAAGTCCGAGCTGACGGGCCGATTCCTCAATACCAGCCGAGCCAATTTCAAACATTCGCTGGATATCTCCTGCTACAGCTTCATTGACGTGGCGCGCCGTGCGCACCCGATGATGGTCGAAAATGGCGGCACTTTGTTGACCATGACGTATCAGGGCAGCAACCGCGTCGTGCCCAGCTATAACGTCATGGGCGTTGCCAAGGCGGCGCTGGAATCTGCGACACGCTATCTGGCCAACGATCTGGGCCCCGACGGCATCCGCGTCAACGCGATCAGCCCCGGCCCGATGAAGACCATGGCTGGGGCGGCCATTGGCGGCGCCCGCCGGACCTACAAGCACACGGACCTGAACGCACCGCTGCGTGCGAACGCAACGCTGGATGCGATAGGCGGAACGGCTGTCTACCTTGCCTCGGATGCGGGCGCCTGTACCACGGGCGAGATCATTCATGTCGACGGCGGGTATCACGTACTGGGCATGCCGCAGGCCGAGAACCTCTGA
- the fabA gene encoding bifunctional 3-hydroxydecanoyl-ACP dehydratase/trans-2-decenoyl-ACP isomerase has product MADYPTQFAKEDLLKCARGELFGPGNAQLPLPPMLMMDRITDVSADSGAHGKGHITAEFDITPDLWFFECHFPGNPIMPGCLGLDGLWQLTGFNLGWRGWQGRGYALGVGEVKLTGMVRPDRKMLTYKIDFTKAVQTRRLTMGVADGIVEADGEVIYQVKDMKVALSES; this is encoded by the coding sequence ATGGCCGACTATCCGACGCAATTCGCCAAGGAAGACCTGCTGAAATGCGCGCGGGGCGAGCTTTTCGGCCCTGGCAACGCGCAACTGCCGCTGCCCCCCATGTTGATGATGGACCGCATCACGGATGTTTCCGCCGATAGTGGCGCGCATGGCAAGGGACATATCACCGCCGAATTCGACATAACGCCGGACCTTTGGTTCTTTGAATGCCACTTTCCCGGCAACCCCATCATGCCGGGCTGCCTCGGTCTTGATGGTCTTTGGCAGCTGACCGGCTTCAACCTCGGCTGGCGCGGCTGGCAGGGTCGGGGCTATGCGCTGGGCGTGGGCGAGGTCAAGCTGACCGGCATGGTGCGCCCCGACCGCAAAATGCTGACCTACAAGATCGACTTCACCAAAGCCGTCCAGACGCGGCGCCTGACCATGGGCGTCGCCGACGGGATCGTCGAGGCCGATGGCGAAGTGATCTATCAGGTCAAGGACATGAAGGTCGCCCTGAGCGAAAGCTGA